One Sediminibacillus dalangtanensis genomic region harbors:
- a CDS encoding YybS family protein: MTSQNVIIEGAITAVLYLLLMFLTLFIPIIEILTLFILPVPVIVFAARFGGKRAAGLFVLLALASSLFLTHYSLPLVLLTGIGGLMTGIAIHQRLTAYETWARGTVGFVIGLLLTFLAVQGLFQINIVQEMNQAINDSIAQSQEMLKDLGMTFNQENVDTLLEQMRQIVNLLPVILVVMALVLGLISQWIGYRVIGWLDKDKTTLRFPPFRQFRLPVGLVWIYFAALVVTWVSGDPDSIWHIGAVNVTNLAGLLVALQGLSFVFFYVNQKGMSVAVPIIVIVLTVLFPFIGLYLLRILGIIDLGFSLRDRINFDKK, from the coding sequence ATGACATCGCAAAACGTCATAATAGAGGGAGCTATCACAGCTGTCCTTTATTTACTGTTAATGTTTCTTACACTGTTCATTCCAATCATCGAAATTTTGACCTTGTTTATACTCCCCGTTCCCGTCATCGTATTTGCGGCAAGATTTGGGGGCAAACGGGCTGCGGGTTTATTTGTACTTCTCGCACTAGCCTCGTCTTTGTTTTTAACCCACTATTCGCTTCCGCTTGTCCTACTGACAGGAATCGGAGGATTGATGACCGGGATTGCAATCCATCAGCGGCTTACAGCTTATGAAACATGGGCAAGGGGAACCGTCGGATTTGTGATCGGTCTCTTGCTGACTTTTTTAGCGGTACAAGGTTTATTCCAAATCAATATCGTCCAGGAAATGAACCAGGCCATCAATGATTCAATTGCCCAAAGTCAGGAAATGCTGAAAGATTTAGGCATGACTTTCAACCAGGAAAATGTCGATACATTGCTTGAGCAAATGCGTCAAATTGTCAATTTGCTGCCGGTGATTTTAGTGGTGATGGCGCTAGTACTAGGATTAATCAGTCAGTGGATCGGCTATAGAGTAATCGGATGGCTGGATAAGGATAAAACAACGCTGCGTTTTCCGCCATTCAGGCAGTTTCGGCTGCCAGTCGGCCTGGTGTGGATCTATTTTGCCGCCCTGGTCGTCACATGGGTGAGCGGTGACCCGGACAGTATCTGGCATATAGGAGCTGTCAATGTCACCAACCTTGCCGGACTGCTGGTCGCTTTGCAGGGACTGTCCTTTGTTTTCTTTTACGTTAACCAGAAGGGAATGTCGGTGGCGGTGCCAATTATTGTTATCGTCTTAACCGTTCTTTTTCCTTTTATAGGACTGTATCTTCTGCGAATCTTAGGTATAATTGATTTAGGATTCTCGTTAAGAGACCGGATCAATTTTGATAAAAAATAA
- a CDS encoding HAD family hydrolase gives MFDLDDTLLWDKRSVEEAFKATCLTAAKKYGIDPDLLEEKVREQARELYAGYETYSFTKAIGINPFEGLWGEFTEDEDNFRKMNELMPTYRKQAWTKGLKAVGIDDPWLGAQLAEQFPQERKKYPFTYEETFRVLDQLKGKYRLLLLTNGSPDLQQSKLDLTPEIAPYFDHIVISGQFGSGKPNPAIFEHALKLLSLDKDEVIMVGDNLWTDILGASRAGIKSVWINRLGKETDEVVPDYEISSLDELNNILAEHRIN, from the coding sequence ATGTTTGATTTGGACGATACTCTGCTTTGGGATAAAAGAAGTGTGGAGGAAGCATTTAAAGCAACCTGTCTCACCGCCGCAAAAAAATATGGAATCGATCCCGATCTTCTGGAGGAGAAAGTGCGCGAGCAGGCACGCGAACTTTATGCAGGCTATGAAACCTATTCCTTTACTAAAGCCATCGGTATCAACCCATTTGAAGGGCTATGGGGCGAGTTTACCGAGGATGAAGACAACTTCCGGAAGATGAATGAACTGATGCCGACATACCGGAAACAAGCATGGACAAAAGGGCTGAAAGCAGTCGGAATCGACGATCCCTGGTTAGGTGCTCAATTGGCCGAGCAGTTCCCGCAGGAAAGAAAAAAATACCCCTTTACGTACGAAGAAACATTTCGAGTTCTTGATCAATTAAAGGGAAAGTACCGGTTATTGCTGCTGACCAATGGCTCACCCGATTTACAACAGTCCAAACTGGATTTGACGCCGGAAATCGCCCCGTATTTTGACCATATCGTCATTTCTGGCCAATTTGGCAGCGGGAAACCCAATCCGGCAATTTTTGAGCATGCGCTGAAGCTACTCTCACTGGATAAAGACGAAGTCATCATGGTAGGCGATAATCTATGGACCGACATTCTCGGAGCTTCCCGTGCCGGAATTAAATCAGTTTGGATCAACCGGCTTGGGAAAGAGACCGATGAGGTTGTACCAGACTATGAAATTTCCAGCCTGGACGAGCTCAACAATATTTTGGCCGAACACCGTATCAACTAA
- a CDS encoding aldehyde dehydrogenase family protein, whose protein sequence is MEKYTKQYIAGEWVEGTSNSFITNTNPYTDDVINEIRGASKEDLNRAYETARDAQREWENKLPGEKREVMEKAAQLFTEYKEDVINWLVKESGSTRIKAEIEWGATVGTLKEAASFPYRMTGTILPSDVPGKENRIYRSAKGVVTVICPWNFPLVLTMRSVAPALATGNSVVLKPASSTPITSGFLLADIFEQAGLPKGVLSVIVGKGSEIGDDIVEHPIPKLVSFTGSTEVGRRIGEIAGRTLKDVALELGGNNVLLVLNDADIDRAAEAAAFGAYLHQGQICMSLNRIVVDASVYDAFVQTFKGKVSQLKAGDPSNPETAVGPLINNKEVQRIQTEIENSKAKGANVVIGGQAEGNVLYPTIISDVTNDMPVAQREMFGPVSSVIKAKDEQDIIRIANDSPYGLSGAVFSGDIHHGVQVAKQIETGMIHVNDQSVNEEAHVAFGGEKGSGVGRFGGDWAIEKFTTVKWISVQEEDRFYPFFKQQQS, encoded by the coding sequence ATGGAAAAATACACAAAACAGTATATAGCAGGTGAATGGGTCGAAGGTACAAGCAACAGTTTTATTACCAATACAAACCCATACACGGACGATGTGATCAATGAGATTAGAGGGGCTTCGAAAGAGGACCTTAATCGTGCATATGAAACGGCAAGGGATGCCCAAAGGGAGTGGGAAAACAAACTTCCTGGGGAAAAACGGGAGGTAATGGAAAAAGCTGCTCAGTTATTTACGGAATACAAGGAAGATGTAATCAACTGGTTAGTCAAGGAATCAGGGAGCACAAGAATAAAAGCGGAAATCGAGTGGGGAGCGACGGTTGGTACGTTGAAAGAAGCTGCCTCCTTTCCTTATCGAATGACAGGCACTATATTGCCTTCTGATGTGCCGGGAAAGGAAAACCGAATATACCGGTCGGCTAAAGGAGTAGTGACAGTGATTTGTCCGTGGAATTTTCCTTTGGTACTGACCATGCGGTCGGTTGCCCCCGCCCTTGCGACAGGTAATAGTGTGGTGTTGAAGCCTGCTTCCTCGACACCAATAACTTCGGGATTTTTATTAGCCGACATCTTTGAGCAGGCAGGTTTGCCAAAAGGTGTGCTTAGTGTGATTGTAGGGAAAGGATCTGAAATCGGGGATGATATTGTTGAACATCCGATTCCAAAGCTCGTTTCCTTTACCGGTTCCACGGAAGTTGGGCGTCGAATTGGTGAAATAGCAGGCAGGACTTTGAAGGATGTAGCTCTTGAATTAGGTGGAAATAACGTGTTGCTTGTGTTGAACGATGCAGATATCGACCGTGCCGCAGAAGCTGCTGCGTTCGGCGCTTATTTGCACCAGGGTCAAATTTGCATGTCCTTGAACCGAATAGTGGTGGATGCGAGTGTCTATGATGCATTTGTGCAGACCTTTAAGGGAAAGGTTAGCCAGTTAAAAGCGGGAGATCCTTCTAATCCGGAGACAGCAGTTGGTCCACTAATCAATAATAAGGAAGTACAAAGAATTCAAACAGAGATTGAAAACAGCAAAGCGAAAGGTGCAAATGTGGTCATAGGTGGACAAGCAGAAGGCAATGTGCTTTATCCGACCATTATAAGTGATGTGACGAATGACATGCCAGTAGCGCAACGTGAAATGTTTGGTCCGGTATCCTCTGTTATTAAAGCAAAGGATGAACAAGATATTATTCGCATTGCGAATGACTCCCCTTATGGTCTTAGCGGTGCTGTATTCAGTGGTGATATTCACCACGGGGTTCAAGTGGCGAAACAAATTGAAACAGGTATGATTCATGTGAATGATCAATCTGTTAACGAAGAAGCCCATGTCGCTTTTGGAGGGGAAAAAGGCTCCGGAGTCGGCAGATTTGGCGGTGACTGGGCCATTGAGAAATTTACGACGGTGAAATGGATTAGTGTACAGGAAGAAGACCGCTTCTATCCTTTCTTTAAGCAACAACAATCATAA
- the serA gene encoding phosphoglycerate dehydrogenase: MAFHVLISDPLSEEGIKPLREAENVEVTVDTDLSAETLADKIGGYDALLVRSQTQVTREIITKAENLKIIGRAGVGVDNIDLDAATEHGIIVVNAPDGNTNSAAEHTIAMLMALARNIPQAYFSLKQKQWDRKKYVGVELKNKTLGIVGLGRIGAEVAARAKGQRMNIMAYDPFLTEEKAEKMGIGYGTLPEVLQAADFITVHTPLLKETRHLINREAFQKMKTGVQIINCARGGIIDEEALYEAIKEGKVAGAALDVFEEEPATDHKLLELPQVIATPHLGASTVEAQENVAIDVSHDVVQFLNGGLARNPVNLPSVPKEIMNKIAPYFQLSEKLGAFLTDLTQEVTEEVHIYYSGDLTEVEVAPLTRNTVKGLLKRHLGDHVNDVNATYFAERKGIAVNEHKTSSTKGFTNLLTVEVKTKSGTRQVSGTLLNGLGARIVKVDNYSVDVIPQGHMVVIHHKDQPGAIGRVGSLLAEQNINIATMQVGRSNVGGDAIMMLTIDKHLDTEGLNQLTRLTDIYDVTAIDL, from the coding sequence ATGGCATTTCATGTTTTAATCAGTGATCCATTAAGTGAAGAAGGTATCAAGCCATTGAGAGAGGCAGAAAACGTCGAGGTGACCGTCGACACCGACCTTTCCGCCGAGACGTTGGCTGACAAAATCGGTGGATACGATGCCCTTTTGGTCAGAAGCCAGACACAGGTGACAAGGGAAATTATCACAAAAGCGGAAAACCTGAAAATAATCGGCCGGGCCGGCGTCGGAGTCGACAATATCGATTTGGATGCTGCAACGGAACACGGCATTATCGTGGTCAATGCGCCCGATGGCAACACCAACTCGGCAGCGGAACATACCATCGCGATGTTGATGGCATTGGCCCGCAATATTCCGCAGGCGTATTTTTCGTTAAAACAGAAGCAGTGGGACCGCAAAAAGTATGTAGGCGTCGAACTGAAAAACAAAACACTCGGTATCGTCGGGCTTGGAAGAATCGGAGCGGAGGTAGCGGCTCGAGCGAAAGGCCAGCGGATGAATATCATGGCTTATGACCCGTTTCTGACAGAGGAAAAGGCTGAAAAAATGGGCATCGGATATGGAACGCTACCTGAAGTGCTGCAAGCGGCCGATTTTATTACCGTTCATACTCCGCTGCTCAAGGAAACAAGGCACTTGATCAATCGGGAAGCATTCCAGAAAATGAAAACCGGTGTGCAAATCATCAATTGCGCGCGGGGCGGCATCATCGACGAGGAAGCTTTATATGAAGCAATCAAGGAAGGAAAAGTAGCAGGGGCTGCGTTGGATGTTTTTGAAGAGGAGCCGGCCACCGACCACAAGCTGCTAGAGCTTCCGCAAGTCATTGCTACTCCCCATCTTGGTGCCAGCACCGTGGAAGCGCAGGAGAACGTGGCAATCGACGTCAGTCACGACGTTGTCCAATTTCTGAATGGAGGTTTGGCCAGGAATCCGGTCAATTTGCCATCGGTGCCAAAAGAGATCATGAATAAAATCGCTCCGTACTTTCAACTGTCGGAAAAGCTCGGTGCATTTTTAACCGATTTGACACAGGAAGTGACGGAAGAAGTGCATATCTATTATTCTGGCGATTTGACCGAAGTCGAAGTGGCACCGTTGACGAGAAATACGGTGAAAGGGTTATTGAAACGACACTTGGGCGACCATGTCAATGATGTCAACGCAACATACTTTGCGGAGCGCAAGGGAATTGCTGTAAATGAACATAAAACGTCCTCGACAAAAGGATTTACCAATCTGTTAACGGTCGAAGTGAAGACCAAGTCGGGAACCCGCCAAGTGTCCGGGACATTGCTGAACGGTCTTGGTGCCAGGATAGTTAAGGTCGACAATTACAGCGTCGATGTCATCCCGCAAGGACACATGGTCGTCATCCATCATAAAGACCAGCCAGGCGCAATCGGAAGAGTCGGCAGCCTGTTGGCAGAGCAGAATATCAATATCGCTACCATGCAGGTGGGGAGGTCCAATGTCGGCGGGGATGCCATCATGATGCTTACCATTGACAAACACTTGGATACAGAAGGATTGAATCAGTTAACGAGGCTTACCGATATCTATGATGTAACAGCCATCGATTTATAA
- a CDS encoding pyridoxal-phosphate-dependent aminotransferase family protein, which produces MLPDQHLLRIPGPSPIPPSVERAMAQPMIGHRGQETKELLATIRPRLKPVFGTEQDVMVITGSGTSGLETAVVNTVEPGDEVLVVVTGAFGDRFAKICEAYQMRTHRMEVEWGSAANPEDVKQFLETHSGIKAVFATYCETSTGVLNPIRDIARAVHTSSDALVIVDGVSCVGGVQTRMDDWGIDVLVTGSQKAMMLPAGLTFIAASERAWQVIESNKQPRFYLDLRKYRDNLEKNATPFTPGLSLLFGLDQVLNLFEEEGLENVYARHRLMMKMTREAFRALDIPLLTSDEAASPTVTAVKPGDFAAEDLRKAVKQSFNLSVAGGQQHLQGKIFRIGHMGYCSPADVLQIVSAMEIGLQQIGKDIELGAGTKAAQQVYLEERK; this is translated from the coding sequence ATGTTACCAGATCAGCATTTATTGAGAATCCCCGGTCCGAGTCCCATACCGCCGAGTGTAGAGAGGGCGATGGCCCAGCCGATGATTGGACATCGGGGACAGGAAACCAAGGAATTGCTCGCGACAATCCGCCCAAGGCTGAAGCCGGTGTTTGGAACGGAACAGGACGTCATGGTCATTACCGGCAGCGGCACGTCGGGCTTGGAAACTGCTGTAGTGAACACCGTCGAACCGGGAGATGAAGTCTTGGTAGTGGTCACCGGTGCTTTTGGAGACCGGTTTGCTAAAATTTGTGAAGCCTATCAAATGAGAACCCATCGCATGGAGGTTGAGTGGGGGAGCGCGGCCAATCCTGAGGACGTGAAACAGTTTCTCGAAACTCATTCTGGAATAAAAGCGGTGTTTGCTACTTATTGTGAGACATCCACCGGTGTACTCAACCCGATAAGGGACATAGCCAGGGCGGTTCATACTTCGTCTGATGCACTCGTGATTGTCGATGGCGTTTCCTGTGTCGGGGGAGTGCAAACCAGGATGGATGACTGGGGAATCGATGTATTGGTCACCGGTTCCCAGAAAGCTATGATGCTGCCGGCAGGATTGACTTTCATTGCGGCTAGTGAACGAGCCTGGCAGGTAATCGAATCCAACAAACAGCCGCGCTTTTACCTCGATTTGCGCAAATACCGGGATAATCTGGAGAAAAATGCGACTCCGTTTACCCCTGGACTTTCGCTTTTATTTGGGTTGGATCAGGTACTGAACCTTTTCGAAGAGGAAGGGTTGGAAAATGTCTATGCCAGACACCGACTGATGATGAAAATGACCAGGGAAGCGTTTCGGGCATTGGACATTCCGTTGTTGACAAGCGATGAAGCAGCTTCGCCGACCGTGACAGCTGTAAAACCGGGGGATTTTGCGGCCGAGGATTTGCGGAAAGCTGTAAAACAGAGCTTCAATCTTTCGGTGGCAGGTGGACAGCAGCATCTGCAAGGAAAGATTTTCCGAATCGGCCATATGGGCTACTGCTCCCCGGCTGATGTGCTTCAAATCGTCAGCGCGATGGAAATTGGTCTGCAGCAGATCGGCAAAGATATCGAATTAGGTGCGGGGACAAAGGCGGCACAACAGGTGTACTTGGAGGAACGCAAGTAG